The Pararhizobium sp. IMCC21322 sequence GCACGCTTGGTACCGCCCATATTGCGGCGCTTGAAATCATGCGCGGATCAGAAATCGAAGTAACGCTTGTGCCAACACAGGGCGGCGCAAACACAGTTGCACGTGTTGCAGGCGGACACGTCTCTGCGGGCATCATTGGTGCTGGTCTTGCATCCCGTCAGGAAACCTTGCGGACATTGGCCATTTCCGGCGGTAAACGCTCGGAAGCCATGCCAGACGTACCGTCATTCTCGGAAGCGGGCTATAATGTGAACTCAGTCACCTCCCGCATTTTCGTCGGACCAAAAGGCATGCCGGATGAAGCCGTCAGCTTCCTGCGCGAAAAGCTTGGCGCTGTTGCCCAGAATGAAGCTATCCGGGCCGAGTTTCTGAAAAGTGGTCAGATTCCTGTCTGGCAATCTGGCGCAGATCTGGAAGCTGAAGTTCTGGCGATGGGCGATGAAATCCGCGCCCTCCTCGTCGAATTTGGCGTCCTGAAATA is a genomic window containing:
- a CDS encoding tripartite tricarboxylate transporter substrate binding protein; the encoded protein is MKQSFTRKIAIGVAAAVISATTAFAEYPERQIDLIVPFGAGGGSDRVARIVDGGWSGETGTGWNFQYKPGAGGAIGSNAIATARNDGYTVGIVNLPNLAIQPISGAATFALDDFTYLGRVNVDPIALVVPNNSPYTTLEEFAAAAKENPKVLTLAITGTLGTAHIAALEIMRGSEIEVTLVPTQGGANTVARVAGGHVSAGIIGAGLASRQETLRTLAISGGKRSEAMPDVPSFSEAGYNVNSVTSRIFVGPKGMPDEAVSFLREKLGAVAQNEAIRAEFLKSGQIPVWQSGADLEAEVLAMGDEIRALLVEFGVLK